A single window of Sphaerodactylus townsendi isolate TG3544 linkage group LG03, MPM_Stown_v2.3, whole genome shotgun sequence DNA harbors:
- the LOC125429121 gene encoding basic proline-rich protein-like, giving the protein PPPPPPPPPTPPPPHPPPPPPPPPPTPPPPHPPPPPPPPPPTPPPPHPPPPPPPPPPTPPPPHPPPPPPPPPPTPPPPHPPPPPPPPPPTPPPPHPPPPPPPPPPTPPPPHPPPPPPPPPPTPPPPHPPPPPPPPPPTPPPPHPPPPPPPPPPTPPPPHPPPPPPPPPPTPPPPHPPPPPPPPPPTPPPPHPPPPPPPPPPTPPPPHPPPPPPPPPPTPPPPHPPPPPPPPPPTPPPPHPPPPPPPPPPTPPPPHPPPPPPPPPPTPPPPHPPPPPPPPPPTPPPPHPPPPPPPPPPTPPPPHPPPPPPPPPPTPPPPHPPPPPPPPPPTPPPPHPPPPPPPPPPTPPPPHPPPPPPPPPPTPPPPHPPPPPPPPPPTPPPPHPPPPPPPPPPTPPPPHPPPPPPPPPPTPPPPHPPPPPPPPPPTPPPPHPPPPPPPPPPTPPPPHPPPPPPPPPPTPPPPHPPPPPPPPPPTPPPPHPPPPPPPPPPPPPPPHPPPPPP; this is encoded by the coding sequence cccccccccccacccccccccccccccacccccccccccccccacccccccccccccccacccccccccccccccacccccccccccccccacccccccccccccccacccccccccccccccacccccccccccccccacccccccccccccccacccccccccccccccacccccccccccccccacccccccccccccccacccccccccccccccacccccccccccccccacccccccccccccccacccccccccccccccacccccccccccccccacccccccccccccccacccccccccccccccacccccccccccccccacccccccccccccccacccccccccccccccacccccccccccccccacccccccccccccccacccccccccccccccacccccccccccccccacccccccccccccccacccccccccccccccacccccccccccccccacccccccccccccccacccccccccccccccacccccccccccccccacccccccccccccccacccccccccccccccacccccccccccccccacccccccccccccccacccccccccccccccacccccccccccccccacccccccccccccccacccccccccccccccacccccccccccccccacccccccccccccccacccccccccccccccacccccccccccccccacccccccccccccccacccccccccccccccacccccccccccccccacccccccccccccccacccccccccccccccacccccccccccccccacccccccccccccccacccccccccccccccacccccccccccccccacccccccccccccccacccccccccccccccacccccccccccccccacccccccccccccccacccccccccccccccacccccccccccccccacccccccccccccccacccccccccccccccacccccccccccccccacccccccccccccccacccccccccccccccacccccccccccccccacccccccccccccccacccccccccccccccacccccccccccccccacccccccccccccccacccccccccccccccacccccccccccccccacccccccccccccccacccccccccccccccacccccccccccccccacccccccccccccccacccccccccccccccacccccccccccccccacccccccccccccccacccccccccccccccacccccccccccccccacccccccccccccccacccccccccccccccacccccccccccccccacccccccccccccccacccccccccccccccacccccccccccccccacccccccccccccccacccccccccccccccacccccccccccccccacccccccccccccccacccccccccccccccccccccccccccccccacccccccccccccccaccc